The following are encoded in a window of Peromyscus leucopus breed LL Stock chromosome X, UCI_PerLeu_2.1, whole genome shotgun sequence genomic DNA:
- the LOC119086621 gene encoding proteoglycan 4-like, translating to MANVTKKSASGADLSAFSMNTQAVAKPVTPIKTKAAYKLYPPSILNGTALKANKRGKRALKRSSTKKDVKELTPPVKKKGKDSPPMEESQPLMEHPANPANDKPTTCEASTMTDPEELNPPMQKNGEDSSPMEETWPAEPAKYQPTTCDASTMTDPEELTPPMQKNGEDSQPMEETQPLVDQLEKPAKYQPTTCEASTMTDADETAPPMPKIGKDSPLMQEPQPLVEQHAEPAELQPTKPAEDRLTTCEASYMADDEEVIPPPPKKGRDSPLMEEPQPLAEKPAKPAADQPTQPAEDRTTTIEASSITGAEGVIPPMTKKGEDSPIMEEPQPILEQTAKYVEDQPSTSEESASTDAEEVIPPFQKKGNDSPLIEQPQALVEQPAKPAEHQYSKPAEDQPSPSEASSMSLKVDSQ from the exons ATGGCGAATGTGACCAAGAAATCCGCTTCCGGAGCGGATCTTTCTGCTTTTTCGATGAATACTCAAGCAGTGGCAAAGCCTGTCACACCGATAAAGACCAAGGCGGCCTACAAACTTTATCCCCCAAGCATTCTTAATGGAACG GCCCTAAAGGCCAACAAACGTGGGAAACGTGCCCTGAAAAGGAGTTCCACCAAGAAGGATGTTAAAGAATTAACTCCACCCgtaaaaaagaaaggcaaagattCACCACCAATGGAGGAGTCACAGCCACTGATGGAGCATCCTGCAAATCCTGCTAATGATAAACCTACTACCTGTGAAGCAAGCACCATGACCGATCCTGAAGAATTAAATCCACCAATGCAAAAGAACGGCGAAGATTCATCACCAATGGAGGAGACATGGCCTGCAGAGCCTGCTAAGTATCAACCCACTACCTGTGATGCAAGCACCATGACTGATCCTGAAGAACTAACTCCACCAATGCAAAAGAACGGCGAAGATTCACAACCGATGGAGGAGACACAGCCTCTGGTGGACCAACTTGAAAAGCCTGCTAAGTATCAACCAACTACATGTGAAGCAAGCACCATGACAGATGCTGACGAAACAGCTCCACCCATGCCAAAGATAGGCAAAGATTCACCATTGATGCAGGAGCCACAGCCTCTGGTGGAACAACATGCAGAGCCTGCTGAGCTTCAGCCCACAAAACCGGCTGAAGATCGACTTACTACCTGTGAAGCAAGCTACATGGCTGATGATGAAGAAGTAATTCCACCCCCTccaaagaaaggcagagattcACCATTGATGGAGGAGCCACAACCTCTGGCAGAGAAACCTGCAAAGCCTGCTGCAGATCAACCAACACAACCTGCAGAAGATCGAACCACTACTATAGAAGCAAGCTCCATCACTGGTGCTGAAGGGGTAATTCCACCCATGACAAAGAAAGGTGAAGATTCACCAATAATGGAGGAGCCACAGCCTATATTGGAACAAACTGCAAAGTATGTTGAGGATCAACCCAGTACCTCTGAGGAAAGCGCTTCAACTGATGCTGAAGAAGTAATTCCACCTTTTCAAAAGAAAGGCAATGATTCACCACTGATAGAGCAGCCACAGGCTCTGGTGGAACAACCTGCAAAGCCAGCTGAACATCAATACTCAAAGCCTGCTGAAGATCAACCCAGCCCCTCTGAGGCAAGCTCCATGAGTTTGAAGGTTGATAGCCAATAG